From the Candidatus Binataceae bacterium genome, one window contains:
- a CDS encoding glycosyltransferase family 4 protein — MIGGTLYQTEGSQYDLEDLRRLAANLGLEGRVGFTGFVDEPAAAMRALDVVVHASTQPEPFGLVIAEAMACGRAVVVSGGGGAAELVRPGEDALVHEAGRASALAERIGELARDSALGARAEQSARQRFARAARGSTSADLPPALGQGRPARGQHLSAGIVTAGLETVVATFVRFKRRTPSGVRAVLCGPGARRLAENSD, encoded by the coding sequence GTGATCGGCGGCACGCTCTATCAGACCGAGGGCAGCCAATACGACCTCGAGGATCTGCGCCGCCTGGCCGCGAACCTCGGGCTTGAGGGCCGCGTCGGCTTCACCGGGTTTGTCGACGAGCCCGCGGCCGCGATGCGCGCTCTCGACGTCGTCGTCCACGCGAGCACGCAGCCCGAACCCTTCGGGCTGGTGATCGCGGAGGCGATGGCGTGCGGGCGGGCGGTGGTGGTGAGCGGCGGCGGCGGCGCTGCCGAGCTGGTAAGGCCGGGCGAGGACGCGCTGGTCCACGAGGCGGGGCGCGCGAGCGCGCTGGCCGAGCGGATCGGCGAACTCGCGCGCGACTCGGCGCTGGGCGCGCGCGCGGAGCAATCGGCGCGGCAGCGCTTCGCGCGCGCGGCTCGCGGATCAACTTCTGCCGATTTACCGCCAGCTCTCGGTCAAGGCCGCCCGGCGCGCGGGCAGCACCTGAGCGCTGGAATCGTTACTGCCGGCCTCGAGACGGTTGTGGCGACGTTCGTGCGGTTTAAGCGGAGAACTCCAAGCGGAGTTCGCGCCGTGCTTTGCGGGCCGGGCGCAAGACGCCTCGCGGAAAACTCCGATTAA
- a CDS encoding YkgJ family cysteine cluster protein codes for MERESKFSYLCNRCGRCCRDKVITLSPYDLIRIARATGVSTGTAVARFTIRRGSLLRFLSDGRCAALGAAGCAIHPGRPLACRLYPLGLERSAGAAGAGYVERFVKLEPAVGSLGEYGRSGTVAEFLEAQEAAPYFDAAARYYPMVAALRQRVAASVDFECVEPREFWRRAAREALAETNYDPNPLIDALFDPDGLGCGRADAGETALAHVAALREISARERDGATAAAAAVMLATSLGYGPGEAAGPPANP; via the coding sequence ATGGAGCGCGAAAGCAAATTCTCATACCTCTGCAACCGATGCGGCCGCTGCTGCCGCGATAAGGTGATTACGCTCTCGCCCTACGACCTAATCCGGATCGCTCGCGCCACCGGGGTGAGCACGGGAACGGCGGTCGCGCGCTTCACCATACGCCGCGGTTCGCTCCTGCGCTTTCTCTCCGACGGCCGATGCGCCGCGCTGGGCGCGGCGGGCTGCGCGATCCATCCGGGACGCCCGCTCGCCTGCCGCCTTTATCCGCTCGGCCTCGAGCGCTCGGCGGGCGCCGCCGGCGCGGGATATGTCGAGCGCTTCGTTAAGCTCGAACCGGCCGTCGGTTCGCTTGGCGAATACGGACGCTCGGGAACAGTCGCGGAATTTCTCGAAGCTCAGGAGGCCGCGCCCTACTTCGACGCCGCGGCGCGCTATTATCCGATGGTCGCGGCCCTCCGCCAGCGCGTCGCCGCGAGCGTCGATTTCGAATGCGTCGAACCGCGCGAGTTTTGGCGACGCGCCGCGCGCGAGGCGCTGGCGGAAACCAACTACGATCCGAATCCGCTAATCGACGCGCTGTTCGATCCAGACGGCCTTGGATGCGGCCGTGCGGACGCCGGAGAAACCGCACTCGCGCATGTCGCGGCGCTCCGCGAAATATCGGCACGCGAGCGCGACGGGGCGACGGCGGCGGCAGCGGCGGTGATGCTTGCAACGAGCCTCGGCTACGGGCCCGGCGAAGCGGCGGGGCCGCCGGCTAACCCTTGA